The window CCGACGCAGCCCATGCCGAACTTGAAGAGCGCTTCGGTGGATTCTGGTTTTGCCTTTAAGAGATCGTAGATAGTGCTGTCTGCGTTAATTTCTGCCATACTCAGTTAGTCTTCCTGTGGTCACATAAACCTGACCATTACGGCGATTGTTTATAATCGTTTTTTATAAATGGATTACTTTCGCAGCGCACACTTCGCAATATATAGACATGATCAGATCCGATGATTATGTGGAGATGTACGAAGATGGATTTTTCCGAAGCAGCAGACAGAATCTCCCGTAAGTTCTTAAAAAGCGGACAGACCGTTGATCCCAAGAAGATCGAAGGCAAACTCCGCAGACTGATCGAGGAGTTTGGCGTCCAGCCATCAGAAGCAGAACGCAGCGTGACCAATGAGCTCAACAAGGAGTTCAACATCCCCACGATGGGGACTGGCGGAAGCGCCGGCACTGGCAGCAGCGGGACAGCAGAGAAGAAGATCGCAGATGCGGCACCCGGCGAGTGGGTTACGATCGAAGGCAAGATCGTGGCACTCGCAGCTCCCGCATCACCCGCGATTGCCCAGGGGGGCGTTATAGCCGATGATTCCGGTGCCATCCGCTTTGTCGCATGGGCAAAGGCGAATGCACCGGCCATGGCACAGGGGTCCTGGTACCGGATCGAGTCTGCAGTCGTAGACGAGTTCAAAGGTATCGCGAGCCTGAAGATCCATTCCGGCACCACGATCAAGGAGATTGAAGAGGACCGGGCACTCATGCCCTCGACCGTACCGATCAGCGGACTGCACCCGGGTATCGGAAGCATCCGGGCAAAGGTAGTCCAGGAATGGGATGCCTCCCATGAACGGATGCTCCAGTCCGGCCTGCTGGGCGATGAGACCGGCACGATCAAGTTCGTGATCTGGAAAGAGCCGGGCAAGGAAAGCCTGACACCGGGTTCGGTATACAATATTTTCTATGCACAGGTGGACGAGTACAATGGCAGGCTCTCGCTGAACCTCAATACCGCGATGGTCATGCAGGAAGAGGGCGATATTGCGGTGAGCGGGGGCGAAGCTGCAGTCAGTGGCGCCATCGTTCATGTCGCACCCGGCTCCGGCATCATCAAGCGCTGCCCGGTGGAAGGGTGCAACCGTGCCCTCTCACGTCAGAACTACTGCCCCGTGCACGAGATCCAGCCGAAATTCACCTATGACCTGCGGATCAAGGGATGGCTTGACGACGGCGAAAAGACTCACAGCATCCTGCTCCAGCGCGATGTGGTGGAGTCGCTCACGGGCATTTCCCTTGCTGCGGCACAGGAAATTGCCGAGAACAACCCGCTGGGCATGGACGAGGTTTTCCTCCAGATGCGGGATAAGGTGCTCGGCCGCTACATTACCTGCCACGGGCGCGAGATCGAAAACCGCGTTCTCGTCAATAAATGCGAGCCGGTGACATTTGAAAGCGAAAAACATACGGCACTTCTCAACCGGGCCGGGGGTGCATCATGAGCACTCCCGCACGCGAGATGGGAAGAAAGGAGGGGTCGTTCGAACGCGAACCGGCACGCCGGGTATTTGCCAGCGAACTGCGGGAATGCCGGTACCAGTTCAAGGATGGCGAGGACGAGAAGAGCCCTACGTTTGTCCTGCTCCCGACCGGGGAACGCAGCAACCGGATCTTCATTGTCGGCACGCTGACCGAAAAGACACGGCAGGGAGACCAGAATATTTTCTATCGCGGCAGGGTCGTAGATCCGACCGGGACCTTCTTTATCATGGCTGGCAGTTACCAGCCCGAGGCAATGCAGCAGCTGGCAAAGATAGAGACGCCGGCCTTTGTCGCGGTCATCGGCAAGCCGAGCCTGTACAGGAAGGACGAGGCCAGTGCACCGATGGTATCGGTCCGCGTGGAATCGATCAATGTCGTGGACAAAGAGACCCGGGATCTCTGGGTGCTTGACACGGCTGAACGCACGCTGGACCGGATCGAGGCTTTCGCCGCAGGCACTGCACCGGATGTTATCAAGGCCAAAGAGCAGTATCCCACGATTGATCCGGTGACCTTCCGGAAGATTGCGTACGATGCGCTGGCCCAGATCAAAATGTAATCCCAGTCTTCATTTTTTTCATTACGGCACAAACCTTATCATTCCTGGTTCCAATCACTCTTCGATCCCTATGGAGCAGAAAGAGATCAGTGCGCTCATCAAGGACATTGAAACAAAAGTGCTAAAGGAAGAGGCAAAGAAACTGGGGTTCAAACTCGGGCGATGTCCGACAAAGATGACCATTGCAAAGATGCTACCCGAGGAATGCCTGAAAAAACTGGCAAAAAAGTGAGCAGGCAGTCGCAGGACACAAAAATCCCCCTCATCTCTGCACAGCCAATCGCATTGAATACAATAGTAACCGTCAGTATACCTCAACGAGTCCACGGCTCTTCCCCGTGATCGACCGGCCCCCCTGCGGGGTTACGATAAACGTGTTCTCGATCCCCACCAGTCCAATCTTCGGGATGCCTTTCTTAGGTTCGAGGGCAAAGACCATTCCTTCCTGTAGGGGTTCATCGAATCCTTGCGCAATGACTGGCATCTCATCAATCCAGAGCCCGATCCCGTGACCGAGGAACTTGACCTTGTGCTTCCCGAATCCCATGAAATTGTTCAGGAATTCAGGCTCAAGCCCCTCCATGACGGTTGTGTAGAGCTCTGACGGGATAGCCCCTGGT of the Methanomicrobiales archaeon HGW-Methanomicrobiales-1 genome contains:
- a CDS encoding disulfide oxidoreductase, whose translation is MAEINADSTIYDLLKAKPESTEALFKFGMGCVGCAIARGETIRQAAEAHGIPLAELLAALGINEK
- a CDS encoding nucleotide-binding protein, with translation MDFSEAADRISRKFLKSGQTVDPKKIEGKLRRLIEEFGVQPSEAERSVTNELNKEFNIPTMGTGGSAGTGSSGTAEKKIADAAPGEWVTIEGKIVALAAPASPAIAQGGVIADDSGAIRFVAWAKANAPAMAQGSWYRIESAVVDEFKGIASLKIHSGTTIKEIEEDRALMPSTVPISGLHPGIGSIRAKVVQEWDASHERMLQSGLLGDETGTIKFVIWKEPGKESLTPGSVYNIFYAQVDEYNGRLSLNLNTAMVMQEEGDIAVSGGEAAVSGAIVHVAPGSGIIKRCPVEGCNRALSRQNYCPVHEIQPKFTYDLRIKGWLDDGEKTHSILLQRDVVESLTGISLAAAQEIAENNPLGMDEVFLQMRDKVLGRYITCHGREIENRVLVNKCEPVTFESEKHTALLNRAGGAS
- a CDS encoding nucleic acid-binding protein encodes the protein MGRKEGSFEREPARRVFASELRECRYQFKDGEDEKSPTFVLLPTGERSNRIFIVGTLTEKTRQGDQNIFYRGRVVDPTGTFFIMAGSYQPEAMQQLAKIETPAFVAVIGKPSLYRKDEASAPMVSVRVESINVVDKETRDLWVLDTAERTLDRIEAFAAGTAPDVIKAKEQYPTIDPVTFRKIAYDALAQIKM